CCCACCATTCACGTAAGAAATCCTACCTACCCACACAACTAGCAAGGCGTAACACTGAAGAATGTCTCTTGGGCTTCACAACAGCAAGTGACCGAGTCGTGAGGGTGCGCAGGCACAAGAGGCCTCAGGCTACTGGGTGTTCAAACCCTCTCTGACTTGGAACAACCCTGCTGTAAGTTGTCATGCTGCACGGGAAATTTAGCAGTACCACAGTTAGGGAGAACAGCTTTTGTCATCCTGCCAGTGCCTTTGTGGGGGAAGCTGACAGATAGCGATCCAAGGCTCCAGTGGGAGACGCACACCAacacacagctgcagaaaaagcttAAGAGGGGCAGACTACAGCTGacaaggggaaggaaagagggcaggcagggatcCTTCATCAGCTTTCACAGAGAGTATGCGTTCCAAGTTTTTGAAGGCACATCATAAGCTTAGCAGCATTTGGGAGCCATTGTTTCTTGCTGGTCCTACTCAGAGGCTGCAGACAAGAGTGAAGCAGAGGTGAGCTGGAGGTGCTAAtcagaatttaagaaaaatggtCAAATTTGTGCTCCTTTCCCAAAATTACATACGCTCACAGCTCGCAGTATGCCTTtctttcctaggaaaaaaaaataaatttaaaagataatCGAGTAGTCTAACAGCTGTTGGGTCTACCTGTTGCTTACTAGAAAGGAGTAGGGGAATCAGGGCAAGTGCAAGGCAAGTCCATCCCAATCCACAAGGATAAAAATCAAGGATGCCAGGTTCTCCTCCTGTATGAATTGGTTACATCACTTAAATTTAAACTAAATAATACACACATTTTAGAGGGACAGCTCAGGTTTCTAAGCAGGCAGAAGCCAGCACTGTCTGACAATGCCCAGAACAAGACTAAGgttttcaggaaacaaaaataatccctTTACAAAAAAGTGCAGGTTAGAGCATAAAGAACCATTTCCATATTGGATAGCCAGTTACATTTTCTCCCTGGAAAAGTTGCTCTGAGCCAGTATGGAAGGTGCTACAAGTGCAGTGTACTGACTAGTGTAACAAACAGGTGTGATGGAGccattcaatttaaaaaaaaaaaaaagcaccccccccccccccccccaaccaaccCAGTGTTTATACTCTTTCTATGAGGATCATTAACCCTTTAAGAGTGCTTTAttccctcccccccagtttTTACTTAAACAAAGCCACAAACCAAAGGATTTAGGATTAATCAAGTAATACTTGCTGGGACTCTCAGGAAACTATGAGCACAATTTGCAATCGAGAGCATGTGCTATGTGGAGGAAAAGATGTCCTTAGTTCATTTTAAAGTGTACATACATCTGCACTATTGTCAATGCTACTGTGAGAAAGGCTTTGTCATGGAGGTTAGTGTATGAAGTGCTTACATCATACACAGTGAAGACAAAAGAACCACTGATAGTTCAAATGTTAACAAACAGCCAGTACATACTGCTGCAGGTTTATAGTTAAGTTTGTTTTCACTAATATTGATTAATAACACAGCCTGCAGCCTGTGCCTTTGTCCACACGTGTAGTTACAATAAATGGAGCAGTGCTCAGAAGCAAGCAGTCAGGTACCCCTGATTTGGCCACAGCATTTAGTAGTTATATACCTTGCCATATGAACACAGTCCTATTAGGTTTCATTAGAGGAGCATAATCTATCAATGATGTATCTGGAAGAAGTTTGGCATGCAGGGGGCATCAAAAGAAACTTTACTGCAGGTGCTATTTATCCTACAGGATCACAGTGCATAAACAGCAACAGAGTAGAGCATTTCAGTGATTTTACTCAAACAGTTCTGTCTGTCCCTGAGTGCTTTCTGACCGCTTTGCTTCCATGGACCTGATCCACTGCCAGCGTTTCAACCTCTGGCTGAGGCTGGGATGGCGCGACATGGTGGATGCGATGCGCCACCCCAATGTGTGCCTTGTGCGACTTCTCTCGGGCTGGGCTGTGCGATTCACCGGATGCACGATCTGAAGCAATAGGTGGAATAACTAACGGCCTCTCCTTAATAAGATGTACTTCTGCCGTTTCCCTGGCCAACAGAAATGGAGTGGGATCAGGCATGGCATCCACGGGCTCTCTTAACAGCAGCTTCCGGCTATCCGACCCTATTCTGTAGGCCTCTTCAAACTCGGGGTTGAGCGGTGTCGACAGACTCTTCTTCATTCTGCGCCGTGGAGTCTCCGGCAGTTTATCTTTGGGAGGGGACGGCTTATAGTTGGACAACACAGGACTGCCAGAAGGGGTCCCCTCCGAAGTCCCACTTGAACTCATCAGCTTCTTCTTAGTTGCATGCAGCTGAGAAGTTAAGTAAGCAATAGTGCTCGCTCTCTGCTCTAGTTCACTTGACAACATATTGAGCTTatggcttttcattttcaactcttccaaatacttcttttctctttctttaataGTGTTTTCCAGCACCATTATCATCGCATTCTTTTGCTCAAGTTCTTTCaataattcattattttcagcCTCTTTGACTTTCAGCTGAGCTTCAAGATCTTCACACTTTCTTTTGAGTTCATCACTTCTTGAAATACCATTTCCTAGAAGAAtaggaaaagcagaagtgttTCAAGTTAACAATagccaataaataaaatagtgcAATAGGGTTCCTTTTGCCATCCCAAAGCCGTGACAGAAATCCCAAAGACTAACTTCAGCTAATGCTCTTAAAATTACTTCATCTTCAGAAGGACTAAGACAGCTTTTAAGGAAATGATCAGGAGCTAGTGCCACTCACATGGTTTAATAGTGTTGATACTAAGTAGAGACCTTTCACATATTCTGGGGAACAAAGATTACAGAAACTGTGCTCAAAACTGGAGCCATTTTGCAAATCCTCTGCTTATTAAGAGCAGCTTTTCCCACTGCAAATGCCAGACTGGCTGGTAAGAGTGACAGAGCTGCTGTCACAGCTCACCAGGAAGACATGCTCAGGCTTTAGCTTCACCCCTCCATGAGCAGCTGAAGCCTGTGACTCTAAGGCAGAGGTGCACCTTGTCACTaaggctttgctgctgcagaagtcTCTGTGGGGATTAGGtgtcccagcctggctgccttCTCTTCACATCACCCTGTAACACTAGGGGTTCTTGCACCGCTGAGGACATGCCATCAGGAACAGGCGGGCTGACCCATCTCAGCACCCCTGCCCTCACGCCATAGGGCCTGTGGGGCAATTTTGTCACTCTTCCCCTGGTTATTAGAGCCGGACGGCTTCCCAACTGTTTAGCAGAGACCAGCAGCCTGAACATCTCCACTAACAAGCACCCTGTGTCGCAGGGCTATTGACTATGAAGCATTAGATGTTGTCCCCTCCACACTGGGCAGTGTCTGAGCTTGGCACAGCATCAGCTCAGTGGCATCACTGATACATCACCTACTCTGAAAATCCTGTGATGAGAAGCATCTGAGCAACATTGCAATATCAAGAAATAATGTTGAGCACATGCAAAGCTGCTCAGCTGCTTTGCTAAATTTGCCCGTGTTCCTTCTTATCCACAATACatagagtgtgtgtgtgtgcgcgtgcacatgtgtgtgtgtatatatatatatatatatataaaaaaataaaagctttgtggTGCAATTACAGTATCAGCTAAGTTTTAATCATAGGCTCACTCTCCTGCCCCATGCTCCCATATAGCATGCAGGGAACTGACTGTCCAGCAAGAGAGAGGAGTCAGCGGTTCTACACTCTGTTCCTGGCTCTTTCAAAAATTCCCTGTGTGACCTTGGTAGAGAACTTGTGAATTTACTTCATAAATAACAGTAAGTCTGGAAAGTAGAAAACTACTCTTATACCTTTAGAATTTATACAGTCAACATCCCAAGGGCTAAGTATTCTCACCTACTTGTAatggagaaaatacaaacat
This genomic interval from Buteo buteo chromosome 11, bButBut1.hap1.1, whole genome shotgun sequence contains the following:
- the CCDC92 gene encoding coiled-coil domain-containing protein 92, producing MATSNLENQLQSAQKNLLFLQREHANTLKGLHAEIRRLQQHCTDLTYELTVKSSDLSGNGISRSDELKRKCEDLEAQLKVKEAENNELLKELEQKNAMIMVLENTIKEREKKYLEELKMKSHKLNMLSSELEQRASTIAYLTSQLHATKKKLMSSSGTSEGTPSGSPVLSNYKPSPPKDKLPETPRRRMKKSLSTPLNPEFEEAYRIGSDSRKLLLREPVDAMPDPTPFLLARETAEVHLIKERPLVIPPIASDRASGESHSPAREKSHKAHIGVAHRIHHVAPSQPQPEVETLAVDQVHGSKAVRKHSGTDRTV